The segment GGCGCGCAAGCGGGGAATCGGGCGCAAGCGGCTCGGTCGAGAAGACGTCGAGCCCCGCGCCGGCGATGGCGCCCGACTCCAGCGCCATCGCAAGCGCGGGCTCGTCCACGACGCCGCCGCGCGAGAGGTTGAGCAGGATGGCCGTGCGCTTCATGAGCGCGATGCGCTTGCCGTCGAGGAGGCCCTTTGTCTCGGGCGTGAGGGAAACGTGCACGGAGACGACGTCCGCGTCCTCGAGGAGACGTTCGAGCGAGTCGACCTTCTCGACGTTCATGCGCCGCGCGGCGTCGGCCGACACGTACGGGTCGTAGGCAAGCGCGCGCATGCCAAACGCGCGCGCAAGCTCGGCCACGCGCGAGCCGATGCGTCCCACGCCGACGAGGCCCAGGGTCTTCCCGGCGAGCTCCCATCCCTCCGAGCCCTTCTTCTCCCAGCGCCCCTGCCGCATCGCGCCGTCCAGGCGCGCGATGCCGCGCGCAAGCGCAAGCGCGTGGCCGACGGCAAGCTCGGCCACCGCGTTTGTGGCGGCCGTCGGCGCGTTGACGATGGCGATGCCTAGCTCCTTGGCGGCGGCCGTGTCGACGTTGTCGACGCCCACGCCCGCGCGGCCGACGACCTTGAGCCTCCCGCCGGCGGAGAGCACCTCGCGCGTGACCTTCGTGCGCGAACGCACGACGAGCGCCTCGTAGCCGGCCATGGCGCGCGGCAGCGCCACGGCGTCGAGCTCCTCGACCACGACCTCGTGCTCCTTGCGGAGGAGCTGCACGCCGGAGTCGTGGATGGGGTCGGTCACGAGCACGCGGGCCATGGGGGGCGGCATGCGCGCCGCAAGCGTAAGTATTTGCCGCGAAGCGCGGCTTTCGCGCCGATGCCATCGCTCGACGCGGTCGCGCGCAAGCTCCGGCGGAGCCTCGACGAGAAGGACCGGCAACGCGAACGCGCGTTGGCGGCGTGCCGGGAGGTGCAGCGCGACGCGAAGCTTGCCATCAAGCGAATCCACCGCGGCGAGGATCCAAGCCCGCTTCTGGACGCCACGCTGCGCCGCGCCCGCGTCCTCGGACGCCAGTTGGCCCGGCACCCGGAGGTCGAGGCCATGCGGTTTGTGGGGGAGATGCAGGAGGAACTCGCCGAGGCCGTGCTCGTGCGGGCGCTTCTCGAAAAGCGGCCGCTTCCCGACCCGTCGGAACTTCCGGTGACCCCCGAGGCGTACCTCCTTGGCATGGGCGACGCGATCGGGGAGCTGCGGCGCGCATGCCTGGACCGG is part of the Candidatus Thermoplasmatota archaeon genome and harbors:
- a CDS encoding hydroxyacid dehydrogenase encodes the protein MARVLVTDPIHDSGVQLLRKEHEVVVEELDAVALPRAMAGYEALVVRSRTKVTREVLSAGGRLKVVGRAGVGVDNVDTAAAKELGIAIVNAPTAATNAVAELAVGHALALARGIARLDGAMRQGRWEKKGSEGWELAGKTLGLVGVGRIGSRVAELARAFGMRALAYDPYVSADAARRMNVEKVDSLERLLEDADVVSVHVSLTPETKGLLDGKRIALMKRTAILLNLSRGGVVDEPALAMALESGAIAGAGLDVFSTEPLAPDSPLARLPNVILTPHVGANSREAQAAAGRIVAEQVLKVLRGETADFRVV
- a CDS encoding translin family protein, which translates into the protein MPSLDAVARKLRRSLDEKDRQRERALAACREVQRDAKLAIKRIHRGEDPSPLLDATLRRARVLGRQLARHPEVEAMRFVGEMQEELAEAVLVRALLEKRPLPDPSELPVTPEAYLLGMGDAIGELRRACLDRIRRGDDAGAQRVLRQMEELFSTLVQFDHPAAVADVRRKQDVARALVERTQGEVAVAVGGRRLEKKIEDLSSMLDELEGRKPSRKGKGRGQGKGGEDLDVDSAWGSR